Proteins co-encoded in one Malus domestica chromosome 09, GDT2T_hap1 genomic window:
- the LOC103444080 gene encoding uncharacterized protein: MEDGKEQRVDEGSENSSPQEEEVLKKKYGGIIPKKPPLISKDHERAYFDSADWALGKQGVEKPKGPLEALRPKLQPTQQQTRYRKSPCAPADGEDGGSPASEDTVATE, encoded by the exons ATGGAGGACGGCAAAGAGCAACGGGTGGATGAGGGGTCTGAAAATTCTTCCCCACAGGAG GAGgaagttttaaagaaaaagtaTGGTGGAATCATTCCAAAAAAACCACCACTAATTTCGAAG GACCACGAACGTGCTTATTTTGATTCTGCTGATTGGGCACTTGGAAAG CAAGGGGTTGAGAAGCCAAAAGGACCACTTGAAGCCCTTCGGCCAAAACTACAG CCCACGCAGCAGCAAACACGATACAGAAAGTCTCCTTGTGCTCCAGCAGATGGTGAAG ATGGAGGAAGTCCGGCTTCTGAGGATACAGTTGCGACTGAATGA